The sequence below is a genomic window from Paenibacillus silvisoli.
GCGGTTTTATGGAGTATTTCGTCCTGCAAAATACGCGCCTTCATCTGGTCATGCGAATGGCGGATATTATATCGCACAGCTTATTCTCATCCATTGTGAAATGCGTGCGTTCTACTTCATTGCCCGCTGCGACGCAAGATTGATCGCTTCGAGCTCTTCCGGCGTCAGCGGATATTTCGACTGTCCTTCTTGCACCGGCTTCGCATACACAAACGTATTCTCGCGGCCATGAATGCCGCTTATGACCATACCATCCTCGGCATCATCGATCACGGCGATCGAGAAACTCAGATCGTTCCCGCGCTCAGCAAACGCATTATAACGATGAATGCCGATGTTGCCTTTCTTTTTCTTCATTGTATCATTCAGAGCGTGAACGCTCTGTTTCAGCTTGCTCTGTCCCTCTTCCTGCTCATTCAACCGCTGCTTCAGTTCGATAATGACGCTTTCCAGTTCCTCTACGCCTGCACCGCTCATAAACTGCGTGTAGCTCTTCCTCAGTCGCTTCAACTTGTTGCCGATGACAAAGCTGCGTACCGCCAATAAGAGTACGACTAGCAGCAAGCCAGCCGTCACCCAATTCGACGGTGTTTCTATAAGTTGATCCATGATGCGTAACTCTCCCCCAGTTGTGCCGCTTTAGCTGTAATGCTGTTTAATTTCTTTTACTGCCGCAACGAACGCTTCAACCTCATCCTTCGTCGTGAAACATCCTACGCTTGCTCTAATCGCACCCGTCTCTACAGTTCCTGCCGTCGCATGCGCAAGCGGCGTACAATGGAAGCCGGTACGTACAGCGATTCCATAATGCTGGTCCAAAATAAACCCGATCTCCGATGGATCGGCACCATCCATAACGAAGGATACGATACCCGTCCGCGCCTTGCCGAGCTCCGGACCAAGAAGGCGCAGCCCGCCGATGGCGTGCAGCCCCTCCATCATCTGCTGCGTCAGCGTCCATTCTCTAGTATGGATGTTTTGGACGGTCTCATGCAAAATGTGCTGCACGCCCGCTTTCAGCCCGCTAATTCCCGCGGTATTTTGCGTACCTGCCTCATACCGGTCCGGGCGCACCTTCGGCTGTTCAATCGCTTCCGACTGACTGCCCGTACCGCCGTGCAGAAGGGGCTCCAGCTCCATATCAGGGTGAATGTATAACCCGCCTGTCCCCTGCGGCCCCAGCAGCCCTTTATGGCCCGGAAACGCCAGCATATCGATCCCCATTTGTTCAACGTTGATCTCCAACAGCCCCGCTGTCTGGGCAGCATCGACAAGCAGCTTGATGCCGCGCCTGCGCGTTATTTCTCCGATCTCAGCGACCGGCAAAATCGAGCCCAGCAAATTCGAACTGTGATTCACAACGACGAGCCTTGTATTGGGCTGAATGGCCGCTTCAATCTGCTTCGCATCCAATTCACCGCATCCATTTGGCTCTACATATGTAACGTCAATCCCGATCGCCCGCCTCAAATATTCCAGCGGCCTTCTTACCGAGTTATGTTCCACGGCCGTCGCAATGACATGGTCCCCGCTTTGCAGCAATCCTTTGATCGCGGTATTAAGCGCCATCGTCGTATTCAGCGCAAAGGCAATGTCATTCGGATTGGACACGTGAAACAATTTAGCCAACGCTTTGCGCGTATTGAACAGCACTCTGCTTG
It includes:
- a CDS encoding DUF4446 family protein, whose product is MDQLIETPSNWVTAGLLLVVLLLAVRSFVIGNKLKRLRKSYTQFMSGAGVEELESVIIELKQRLNEQEEGQSKLKQSVHALNDTMKKKKGNIGIHRYNAFAERGNDLSFSIAVIDDAEDGMVISGIHGRENTFVYAKPVQEGQSKYPLTPEELEAINLASQRAMK
- a CDS encoding aminotransferase class V-fold PLP-dependent enzyme, which encodes MKVEQAAERKVIYLDHAATSWPKPPEVYKAVMDAMEQDGANPGRGSHAMAVRASRVLFNTRKALAKLFHVSNPNDIAFALNTTMALNTAIKGLLQSGDHVIATAVEHNSVRRPLEYLRRAIGIDVTYVEPNGCGELDAKQIEAAIQPNTRLVVVNHSSNLLGSILPVAEIGEITRRRGIKLLVDAAQTAGLLEINVEQMGIDMLAFPGHKGLLGPQGTGGLYIHPDMELEPLLHGGTGSQSEAIEQPKVRPDRYEAGTQNTAGISGLKAGVQHILHETVQNIHTREWTLTQQMMEGLHAIGGLRLLGPELGKARTGIVSFVMDGADPSEIGFILDQHYGIAVRTGFHCTPLAHATAGTVETGAIRASVGCFTTKDEVEAFVAAVKEIKQHYS